In the genome of Candidatus Campbellbacteria bacterium, one region contains:
- a CDS encoding phosphatase PAP2 family protein has translation MQFLEPFNIALFYILNSLVGKSAFLDNVIIFFAEPFTYVLIAIVCIVIYRDINRERVQEFLWNVAGLIISVVGAYVVTGFFRLFYDHPRPLWALGAPHLLIETTSSFPSAHTIFLFSLATSMYFFGNKKLAYFLYASGLVVGIARVIAGVHFPLDILGGIVFGVAIGYIVRFALHRYAKVTM, from the coding sequence ATGCAATTTCTTGAACCATTCAATATCGCTCTCTTTTATATTCTGAACTCACTTGTTGGGAAGTCAGCGTTTCTCGACAACGTGATTATATTTTTTGCCGAGCCGTTTACGTATGTGCTCATTGCAATAGTCTGCATTGTCATCTACCGAGATATTAATCGTGAGCGTGTGCAGGAATTTTTATGGAATGTTGCGGGTCTTATCATAAGTGTGGTTGGTGCATATGTTGTAACTGGTTTCTTTCGCCTTTTTTATGACCACCCGCGACCTCTCTGGGCTCTTGGTGCACCACATTTGCTTATTGAAACAACTTCCTCGTTTCCATCGGCACACACTATTTTTCTTTTCAGTTTGGCAACCTCAATGTACTTTTTCGGAAATAAAAAGTTGGCGTACTTTTTGTACGCCTCTGGTCTTGTGGTAGGTATTGCTCGTGTTATTGCGGGCGTTCACTTCCCTTTGGATATTCTCGGAGGAATTGTGTTCGGTGTTGCGATTGGATACATCGTGCGCTTCGCACTTCACCGATACGCCAAGGTAACAATGTGA
- a CDS encoding nucleotide pyrophosphohydrolase: MEKYQKELDVWFKEKGWPYWEPLAIVARLFEEGGEFARLVNHVYGPKKKKLDEQKQDMEEELGDIIYTLICFANSHDINLDTAIRKSFDKVTERDKERYKN, from the coding sequence ATGGAAAAATATCAAAAAGAACTTGATGTGTGGTTTAAAGAAAAAGGATGGCCATATTGGGAACCACTCGCCATTGTTGCTCGCCTCTTTGAAGAAGGTGGAGAATTTGCACGTCTCGTCAATCATGTCTATGGTCCAAAAAAGAAAAAGTTGGATGAACAAAAACAAGATATGGAAGAGGAACTCGGCGATATTATTTATACACTCATTTGCTTCGCCAATTCACACGACATCAACTTAGACACCGCAATTCGTAAAAGTTTTGATAAGGTAACTGAGAGAGATAAAGAGAGGTATAAAAATTAG
- the uvrB gene encoding excinuclease ABC subunit UvrB, with protein sequence MTKNLFKLYSHFEPAGDQPKAIQDLTQGVRDGVQHQTLLGVTGSGKTFTMANVIANIGKPTLVIAHNKTLAAQLAQEYREFFPKNAVHYFVSYYDYYQPEAYVPVTDTYIEKEAQINEEIDRLRHASTQALLTRKDVIVVASVSCIYNLGRPEEYEKVHVKLERGAQINRSHFIRELIRIYFERTNSDLKPGTFRAIGNAIEIMPVNEKIVYRIDLTDDHIQSISIIDAVSRVIRSEVESVFIFPAKHFVSDKEDIQKALKSIKEELDEHVAKLTLEGKLLEAERLKRRTSYDLAMIREVGYVSGIENYSRHFDGRAPGEPPFSLLEYFPKKADGTPDFLTVIDESHVSVPQIGGMYAGDRSRKKTLIEFGFRLPSAIDNRPLQFSEFSERVGQVVYTSATPAVYELEKSKGHVVEQIIRPTGLIDPEVIVRPIQAKGNYAGQVHDFIAEAEKVIASGARVITTTLTKRMAEDVADYLKEKGISAEYLHSDIKTIERIELLTKFRKGSKNGGFDMIVGVNLLREGLDLPEVELIGILDADKEGFLRSETSLIQTIGRAARNVLGRVILYADTMTGSMERAISETNRRRAIQIAYNTKHGITPKTIQKKISDITDYMLREHGATVAELVALDTAGGANLKQLIKQKEKEMSDAVKVLDFETAAIVRDEILALTHLLEKKKPTHSTQRAGKGGKKK encoded by the coding sequence ATGACAAAAAATCTATTTAAATTATACAGCCATTTCGAGCCGGCAGGAGACCAGCCGAAAGCAATACAAGACCTCACACAAGGGGTTCGTGACGGTGTGCAACACCAGACGCTTTTGGGCGTTACGGGCTCCGGAAAGACATTTACGATGGCAAATGTCATTGCAAACATTGGCAAACCAACGCTGGTGATTGCGCACAACAAAACACTTGCCGCACAATTGGCGCAAGAGTACCGAGAGTTTTTTCCTAAAAACGCCGTGCACTATTTTGTGTCGTACTACGACTACTATCAACCAGAAGCGTACGTTCCTGTTACCGATACCTACATTGAAAAGGAAGCACAAATCAACGAAGAGATTGACCGACTTCGTCATGCGTCCACACAAGCACTTCTCACACGAAAAGATGTCATCGTGGTTGCATCGGTGTCGTGCATTTACAACCTCGGTCGTCCAGAGGAATACGAAAAAGTACACGTCAAACTTGAGCGTGGTGCACAAATAAATCGCTCGCACTTTATTCGAGAACTCATTCGTATTTATTTTGAGCGCACCAACAGTGACCTTAAACCCGGAACATTCCGCGCAATTGGAAACGCTATTGAAATAATGCCCGTGAATGAAAAAATCGTCTATCGCATTGACCTTACGGATGACCATATACAATCAATTTCTATTATTGATGCTGTGTCGCGTGTGATTCGAAGTGAAGTTGAATCGGTGTTTATTTTTCCAGCGAAGCATTTCGTGTCCGACAAAGAAGATATACAAAAAGCTCTCAAAAGTATCAAGGAAGAACTTGATGAGCACGTTGCAAAACTAACCCTGGAAGGGAAGTTGCTTGAAGCAGAACGTTTGAAACGACGTACGTCATATGATCTTGCCATGATTCGTGAGGTTGGTTACGTGAGTGGTATTGAAAACTACTCACGACATTTTGACGGACGCGCGCCAGGTGAGCCCCCGTTTTCACTTCTTGAATATTTTCCAAAAAAAGCAGACGGCACACCCGATTTCTTAACGGTCATTGATGAATCGCACGTGAGTGTTCCGCAGATTGGTGGTATGTACGCGGGAGACCGTTCGCGCAAAAAAACACTCATTGAGTTTGGTTTTCGTCTGCCGTCGGCGATTGATAACCGTCCACTGCAATTCAGCGAATTTTCTGAACGCGTGGGGCAAGTGGTGTACACGTCGGCAACGCCGGCCGTGTATGAATTAGAAAAGAGTAAGGGTCATGTGGTGGAGCAAATCATCCGACCAACAGGCCTCATTGATCCGGAGGTGATTGTTCGGCCCATCCAAGCAAAAGGAAACTATGCAGGGCAGGTGCATGATTTTATTGCGGAGGCGGAGAAAGTTATTGCAAGTGGGGCGCGTGTCATTACCACAACGCTCACGAAGCGTATGGCGGAAGATGTCGCTGACTATTTGAAAGAGAAGGGGATTTCGGCAGAATATTTACACAGTGATATTAAAACGATTGAACGCATTGAATTGCTAACAAAATTTAGAAAAGGTTCCAAGAACGGTGGTTTTGACATGATTGTGGGAGTTAACTTGCTTCGTGAAGGATTGGATTTACCCGAAGTTGAACTCATCGGTATTTTGGACGCAGATAAGGAAGGATTTCTACGCAGTGAGACGTCGCTCATTCAAACCATTGGTCGTGCGGCGCGAAACGTGCTCGGGCGTGTCATTCTCTATGCTGATACCATGACTGGCTCAATGGAGCGCGCGATTAGTGAGACAAACCGTCGTCGTGCAATTCAGATTGCGTACAATACGAAACACGGCATTACACCAAAAACGATTCAAAAGAAAATCTCAGACATCACGGATTATATGTTGCGTGAACATGGTGCGACGGTCGCCGAACTGGTGGCACTTGATACTGCGGGAGGAGCAAATCTCAAACAGCTTATCAAACAAAAAGAAAAAGAAATGAGTGACGCGGTGAAGGTATTGGATTTTGAAACAGCGGCGATTGTACGTGATGAAATTCTTGCACTGACACACCTATTGGAAAAGAAAAAACCTACACATTCTACACAGAGGGCGGGGAAGGGGGGAAAGAAAAAATAA
- the rplU gene encoding 50S ribosomal protein L21, which yields MTFAVIETGGKQYLVSDDKSIVTEKLPVDAGGKVVFDKVVLTDDGSTTTLGAPYIAGAKIEATVDTQGRGRKIVVIKYKAKSRYYKKRGHRQPFSKVTIKKV from the coding sequence ATGACATTTGCAGTAATTGAAACAGGCGGAAAGCAATACCTCGTTTCTGACGACAAGTCAATAGTAACCGAAAAACTTCCTGTAGACGCAGGAGGGAAGGTTGTATTTGATAAGGTTGTGCTCACGGACGATGGTTCTACTACAACACTCGGAGCTCCATACATCGCAGGTGCCAAAATTGAGGCAACTGTTGATACACAAGGACGTGGACGAAAGATTGTGGTTATTAAATACAAAGCAAAAAGCCGATACTACAAAAAGCGCGGACACCGCCAGCCATTTTCAAAGGTAACAATCAAGAAAGTTTAA
- a CDS encoding 4a-hydroxytetrahydrobiopterin dehydratase, which produces MELSQQHCVPCEGGMPPMSEEGIAKNLLLVPTWSLKEGRLYKKFQFKTFPESVAFVNAIMPIAEKEGHHPDISIFYNVVELSLWTHAVDGLSVNDFILASKIDTLNSK; this is translated from the coding sequence ATGGAACTATCACAACAACACTGTGTGCCGTGTGAAGGTGGTATGCCACCCATGAGTGAGGAGGGAATTGCAAAAAATCTTCTTCTTGTTCCAACATGGTCGTTGAAAGAGGGACGGCTTTACAAAAAGTTTCAGTTCAAAACATTTCCTGAATCGGTTGCTTTTGTAAATGCGATTATGCCTATTGCAGAAAAAGAAGGCCATCACCCAGACATTTCTATTTTCTATAATGTTGTTGAGCTCTCGCTCTGGACGCACGCTGTCGACGGTTTGTCCGTGAACGACTTTATCCTTGCGTCAAAAATAGACACACTGAACTCCAAGTAA
- the uvrA gene encoding excinuclease ABC subunit UvrA, whose protein sequence is MKKPDSDKIIVKGARTHNLKNITVEMPRNKMVVFTGLSGSGKSSLAFDTIFAEGQRRYVESLSAYARQFISQMPKPDVDEIVGLSPAISIDQKSRSNNPRSTVATITEISDYLRILYARIGIPHCLVCGEPIKRLTNEEIQHFILEKIIKASAGLKKRTQKNLSEAITDAQGGPALEILSPIVRGRKGEYYQQLYDFLNRGYTEVLVDGVRKKLREQIILEKHKKHDIDILIDRIPLVDFVESKDNAVERLRESLERSLHEAQGLVRIVFSGIDEFTKKGTNDIGVLMSSKFSCPNDGYSYPEIEPRLFSFNSPYGACAECNGLGTQDFFVNDPCLVCNGARLRPEALHVRIHEKNIVELTALSVDDAHAFFVDLPLTEKEKEISNVVVREIIDRLKFMQNVGIGYLTLDRRANTLSGGEAQRIRLASQLGSGLVGALYVLDEPTIGLHAHDNDRLIRTLHNLRDLGNTVIIVEHDEDTIFSSDYIVDIGPGAGIHGGKIVVAGDLEELLTAKEPPVKGKSLTLAYLRGEKQIELPEMRRTADKGTIKIRGGNIFNIKNMNVDIPLGKFIVVTGVSGSGKSSFMYEILYKNLQARLERKYRTAQTFNCGSITGTEYVSRTIMIDQSPIGRTSRSNPATYTGAFTHIRDMFATTAEARARGWKASRFSFNVKGGRCEACEGKGEIAVEMHFLPTVYVGCDVCHGKRFMRETLEIEYRNKSIHDVLSMTVEEALAFFNDIPAIFDRLNTLNEVGLGYLQLGQSATTLSGGESQRVKISSELYRTHVQKTLYLLDEPTIGLHYEDVRKLIEILQMLTTKGNSVILIEHNMDIVKSADYIIDIGPDGGNEGGKVVAHGTPEEVADSGTHTGKYLHKALRKHKVQSTKSKE, encoded by the coding sequence ATGAAAAAACCAGATAGCGATAAAATAATCGTCAAAGGCGCACGAACCCACAACCTTAAAAATATTACGGTTGAAATGCCACGCAACAAAATGGTGGTGTTTACTGGTTTGTCTGGCTCCGGAAAATCATCCCTTGCGTTTGATACCATTTTTGCTGAAGGCCAACGTCGATACGTTGAATCACTGTCCGCATACGCGCGACAATTTATCAGCCAAATGCCAAAACCAGATGTTGATGAAATCGTCGGGCTTTCTCCTGCAATTTCAATTGACCAAAAATCTCGTTCAAATAATCCACGTTCAACTGTTGCAACCATTACGGAAATTTCCGATTATCTTCGTATTTTGTACGCGCGCATTGGTATTCCGCACTGTTTGGTGTGTGGTGAACCGATTAAACGTTTGACGAACGAAGAAATTCAGCATTTTATTCTTGAAAAAATTATTAAAGCATCGGCTGGTCTCAAGAAACGTACGCAAAAAAATCTCTCCGAAGCAATTACTGATGCACAAGGTGGTCCTGCACTCGAAATTCTTTCTCCTATTGTACGTGGACGAAAAGGAGAGTACTACCAACAGTTGTATGACTTTCTCAATCGTGGCTATACGGAGGTGTTGGTGGATGGTGTGCGTAAAAAACTCCGTGAGCAAATTATTCTAGAGAAACACAAAAAGCACGACATTGATATTCTCATTGACCGTATTCCGTTGGTTGATTTTGTTGAATCGAAAGATAATGCTGTTGAACGGTTGCGTGAGTCACTTGAACGTTCGCTTCATGAAGCACAAGGACTTGTGCGCATTGTCTTTTCTGGCATTGATGAGTTTACAAAGAAAGGAACAAACGACATCGGCGTGCTTATGTCGTCCAAGTTTTCATGTCCAAATGACGGCTACTCGTACCCAGAAATTGAACCACGTTTATTTTCATTCAACAGTCCGTATGGTGCATGTGCAGAATGTAATGGGTTAGGAACGCAGGACTTTTTTGTTAACGACCCGTGTTTAGTGTGTAACGGTGCACGTCTTCGTCCCGAAGCACTCCACGTGCGTATTCATGAAAAAAATATTGTTGAGCTCACGGCCTTGTCTGTAGATGACGCCCATGCATTTTTTGTTGATTTGCCGTTGACGGAGAAAGAAAAAGAAATCTCAAATGTGGTGGTGCGTGAAATTATTGACCGCCTCAAATTTATGCAGAATGTGGGGATTGGGTATCTGACACTGGACCGTCGTGCAAACACACTTTCAGGTGGGGAAGCACAACGCATCAGACTTGCTTCCCAACTCGGCTCAGGACTTGTGGGCGCTCTCTATGTGCTTGATGAACCAACAATAGGACTTCACGCTCATGATAACGATCGTCTCATCAGAACACTCCACAATCTTCGCGACCTTGGAAATACCGTGATTATTGTTGAACATGATGAGGACACCATTTTTTCATCCGATTATATTGTGGACATTGGGCCCGGTGCCGGTATTCATGGAGGGAAAATCGTCGTTGCCGGAGATTTGGAAGAATTATTGACCGCAAAAGAACCTCCAGTGAAAGGAAAATCACTCACGCTTGCCTATTTGCGCGGAGAAAAACAAATTGAACTTCCCGAGATGCGCCGTACGGCGGATAAGGGAACGATTAAAATTCGCGGAGGAAACATCTTCAATATAAAAAATATGAATGTGGATATTCCACTCGGCAAGTTTATTGTTGTCACGGGTGTTTCTGGTTCCGGAAAATCGTCGTTCATGTATGAGATTTTGTACAAAAATTTGCAGGCGCGCCTTGAGAGAAAATATCGCACCGCGCAAACGTTTAATTGTGGGTCTATCACAGGAACAGAGTATGTGTCTCGAACGATTATGATTGACCAGTCGCCGATTGGACGCACATCACGCAGTAATCCAGCAACATACACTGGCGCATTCACCCATATTCGTGACATGTTCGCCACAACAGCAGAAGCTCGTGCTCGTGGCTGGAAAGCAAGTCGTTTTTCATTCAATGTAAAAGGTGGGCGATGTGAAGCATGTGAAGGAAAAGGTGAGATTGCGGTTGAGATGCACTTTTTGCCGACGGTGTATGTTGGGTGTGATGTGTGTCATGGCAAACGGTTTATGCGCGAAACACTAGAAATTGAATATCGAAACAAGAGCATCCACGACGTGCTTTCAATGACCGTTGAGGAAGCTCTCGCATTTTTTAATGATATTCCTGCAATATTTGACCGACTCAACACACTCAATGAGGTAGGTCTTGGGTATTTACAACTCGGCCAATCGGCCACAACGCTCTCAGGTGGGGAATCACAGCGTGTCAAAATTTCTTCTGAACTCTACCGCACACACGTACAAAAAACACTTTATCTCCTTGATGAGCCGACAATTGGGCTTCATTACGAAGATGTGCGAAAACTGATAGAAATACTCCAAATGCTTACCACAAAAGGAAACTCCGTTATCCTCATTGAGCACAACATGGACATTGTGAAGAGTGCGGATTACATTATAGATATAGGCCCTGACGGAGGAAATGAAGGCGGGAAGGTTGTTGCTCACGGAACACCAGAAGAAGTTGCGGATTCTGGTACACACACAGGAAAGTATCTACACAAAGCATTGCGTAAGCACAAAGTTCAAAGTACAAAGTCCAAAGAATAA
- a CDS encoding recombination protein RecR — translation MNAIQKLAEYFQKFPGIGPRQAKRFVHFLLTQDKAFVKSLSERIEELQASISRCSQCHRFFDADGYAEVCDICSSPNRDTHLLMVVEKDADLDAIEKTHAYNGHYFVIGGTVPLLESTPSNLKTEELTKYVQKNIKNLKEIIIATGAHPEGEMTADHVKSLLSPITTENGITISMLGRGLSTGTELEYSDADTIKSAFTNRR, via the coding sequence ATGAACGCAATCCAAAAACTAGCTGAATACTTTCAAAAGTTCCCTGGGATTGGGCCACGACAAGCAAAACGTTTCGTGCATTTTTTGCTGACGCAAGACAAGGCGTTTGTGAAAAGTTTGTCCGAGCGCATTGAAGAACTCCAGGCATCTATTTCACGCTGTAGCCAGTGCCACCGTTTTTTTGACGCCGATGGTTACGCCGAAGTGTGCGATATCTGCTCCTCACCAAACCGTGATACGCACTTGCTCATGGTCGTAGAAAAAGATGCTGACTTAGACGCCATTGAAAAAACACACGCATACAACGGCCACTACTTTGTCATCGGAGGCACCGTTCCCCTTCTTGAAAGCACTCCCTCAAACCTCAAGACAGAAGAGCTCACCAAGTATGTGCAGAAAAATATTAAAAACCTCAAAGAAATTATTATTGCCACAGGAGCACATCCTGAAGGTGAGATGACCGCCGATCACGTGAAGTCACTTCTCTCCCCTATCACCACTGAAAACGGCATTACCATTTCTATGCTTGGACGAGGACTTTCTACAGGAACAGAACTTGAATACTCCGACGCCGACACCATTAAAAGCGCATTTACAAATAGAAGATAG
- a CDS encoding GIY-YIG nuclease family protein → MKFIDSKIHTLPDMPGVYFFLKGKKILYIGKATSLRSRVKSYFLSDITETRGPRIVKMLEEATGVRVEKTDSVLEALILEAVLIKKHQPKYNAKEKSDTSFNYVVITFEQFPRVFTIRHRELLQNQILNIKYQKTFGPFPYGTQLQEALKIIRKIFPYRGKTDAPLATDRRRASRLYEEIGLSPQSKNITPREYKKTIRHIVLFFEGKKKQLIRAITRDMKAYARTKQFEMASEMKRRLYALQHIQDVSLLKATSYKLQATNSFRIEAYDVAHISGTARVGVMTVVENGESNKKEYRTFTIKTHQKGDTAGLAEILERRLNHNEWQLPKLIVVDGGIAQKNTAEKVLKTFGYQIPVVAVTKNERHRPEKLLGNKEHITEYGKEILLANNEAHRFAISTFRKKTLRLH, encoded by the coding sequence ATGAAATTCATTGATTCTAAAATACACACACTTCCCGACATGCCGGGCGTGTACTTCTTCTTAAAAGGAAAGAAGATTTTGTACATTGGAAAGGCAACATCGCTCCGTTCTCGGGTGAAAAGTTATTTCTTGTCTGATATTACAGAGACACGTGGACCGCGCATTGTAAAAATGCTTGAGGAGGCAACAGGTGTTCGTGTGGAGAAAACCGACTCGGTATTGGAGGCGCTTATCCTTGAAGCGGTGCTTATTAAAAAGCACCAGCCGAAGTACAACGCAAAAGAAAAAAGTGACACCAGCTTTAATTACGTCGTAATCACCTTTGAGCAATTTCCTCGTGTCTTTACGATACGCCACCGAGAACTGTTGCAAAATCAAATATTAAATATCAAATATCAAAAAACATTTGGACCGTTTCCATATGGGACACAGTTACAGGAAGCGCTCAAAATTATACGTAAAATATTTCCGTATCGCGGAAAGACAGATGCACCTCTTGCGACGGACAGAAGACGAGCGTCTCGTTTGTATGAAGAGATTGGACTTTCACCCCAATCGAAGAATATCACTCCACGTGAGTACAAAAAAACAATTCGGCATATTGTGCTCTTTTTTGAGGGGAAAAAGAAACAACTTATCCGTGCCATTACGCGTGACATGAAGGCGTATGCTAGGACAAAACAATTTGAAATGGCGTCTGAAATGAAACGTCGTCTGTACGCTCTGCAACATATTCAGGACGTGTCTCTTTTAAAAGCTACAAGCTACAAGCTACAAGCTACAAACTCGTTCCGTATTGAAGCATATGATGTGGCGCATATTTCTGGAACGGCTCGAGTGGGAGTGATGACGGTTGTGGAAAATGGGGAATCCAACAAAAAAGAATATCGAACATTCACTATTAAAACACATCAAAAAGGGGACACCGCAGGACTTGCTGAAATTTTAGAACGACGACTCAATCACAACGAATGGCAGTTGCCGAAACTTATTGTTGTGGATGGTGGTATTGCTCAAAAGAATACCGCAGAAAAAGTGTTGAAAACCTTTGGCTATCAAATTCCTGTTGTTGCGGTTACAAAAAACGAACGACACCGACCTGAAAAATTGCTTGGAAATAAGGAACACATCACAGAGTATGGAAAGGAAATTCTTCTCGCCAACAATGAGGCACATCGTTTTGCAATCTCTACGTTTAGGAAAAAAACATTAAGGTTGCATTAA
- a CDS encoding D-alanine--D-alanine ligase has translation MTKIRVGVLRGGPSNEYDISLKTGKTVLDTLEREKYEPVDIFIDKAGQWHADGFPLAPEHATKRVDVVFNALHGAYGEDGEVQRILESTATPYTGSRSFASALAMHKGRTKEVLAQNGIKTPPHIIFDTRTQGPSDVLEIFKTFPNPSVVKPVADGSSFGVSIVRKFDDLGEAIERASKFSPEVLIEAFVNGKEATCGVIEDFKGEKVYTLLPIEIIPPKESAFFDSDAKYGGGAEERCPGRFSREETQAIQDAARATHQAVGASHYSRTDCMVTPRGDVYVLEINTLPGLTSESLFPKSLNAVGVPLAHFLDHIVTLAYR, from the coding sequence ATGACAAAAATTCGAGTTGGTGTACTTCGTGGAGGTCCGAGTAATGAATACGATATTTCTCTGAAAACAGGGAAGACGGTTTTGGATACACTCGAACGCGAAAAATATGAGCCCGTGGATATTTTTATTGATAAAGCGGGACAATGGCACGCAGATGGATTCCCACTAGCACCCGAGCACGCGACAAAGCGTGTTGATGTTGTGTTCAATGCACTTCATGGGGCATATGGAGAAGACGGTGAAGTTCAGCGAATACTTGAAAGCACGGCAACTCCATACACTGGCTCACGTTCGTTTGCATCAGCGCTTGCGATGCACAAAGGGCGCACTAAAGAGGTACTTGCTCAAAATGGCATCAAAACACCCCCGCATATTATTTTTGACACACGAACACAAGGACCTTCCGACGTACTTGAGATATTTAAAACGTTTCCAAACCCAAGTGTGGTAAAACCTGTCGCTGACGGTTCATCATTCGGTGTTTCAATTGTACGAAAATTTGATGACCTAGGTGAGGCAATAGAACGCGCCTCAAAGTTTTCTCCCGAAGTGCTTATTGAAGCATTTGTGAATGGCAAAGAAGCAACGTGTGGTGTTATTGAAGATTTTAAGGGAGAAAAAGTGTACACACTCTTGCCGATAGAAATCATTCCACCAAAAGAATCGGCATTTTTTGATTCTGATGCAAAGTATGGAGGTGGAGCAGAAGAGCGATGCCCAGGACGATTTTCACGAGAAGAAACACAAGCGATTCAAGATGCGGCGCGTGCCACACACCAAGCAGTTGGTGCGTCACACTATTCGCGAACGGATTGCATGGTTACTCCGCGCGGAGATGTGTATGTGCTTGAAATAAATACGCTTCCGGGATTAACATCAGAATCACTTTTCCCAAAATCTCTCAATGCGGTGGGGGTTCCACTCGCACATTTTCTTGATCACATTGTTACCTTGGCGTATCGGTGA
- a CDS encoding FAD-dependent oxidoreductase: MKVHPKKHIIIVGMGFAGLHAYLTLTRILRASDNIEITIVSATDSFTFIPMIHEVATGLLRPDSITYSLRNMVGPYIREFLEGCVTAVDLNTKQVTVALTEGISKNYSYDTLIMGIGSTTNFFNTQGAEEYALQLKSLDDAKHLKNKILSAFDDSADHLRIGKSAEVNVVVVGGGATGVELTGELSDFMELLSTTYSDVRVPHSITLLDGNDVLVKGAHTWISAKAQKILEHRPNVKVMLNTHVEKVTAQGVATHGALIPSTLTIWTAGVKASEVAWLPAGAVVVDERSRRIPVDGILRLSQYSDVYVLGDQALVRSTACQYPMRAQIAMKQGIATARNIVRTIRGETVVPFEWDDKGFILSLGEGGAVAEVRGVRFSGPLAWWVYRTAYLFTLVGIRAKLRTALEWTINLFTKRDISRI; the protein is encoded by the coding sequence ATGAAAGTGCACCCAAAGAAACACATAATCATTGTTGGTATGGGGTTTGCGGGACTTCATGCGTATTTGACCCTCACACGCATACTGCGGGCATCCGACAACATTGAGATTACCATTGTCTCGGCAACCGATTCCTTCACCTTTATTCCCATGATTCATGAGGTTGCCACTGGATTACTTCGTCCAGACAGCATCACCTACTCACTTAGAAATATGGTGGGTCCGTATATACGCGAGTTTCTTGAAGGATGTGTGACAGCGGTTGACCTCAACACAAAACAAGTGACGGTTGCGTTGACTGAAGGTATTTCAAAAAACTACTCCTACGACACACTCATCATGGGCATTGGGTCCACCACAAACTTTTTTAATACACAAGGAGCAGAAGAGTACGCGTTGCAACTCAAAAGTTTGGATGACGCAAAACATCTCAAAAACAAAATACTTTCTGCGTTTGATGATTCAGCAGACCATCTTCGTATTGGAAAGTCCGCCGAAGTTAATGTAGTTGTTGTGGGTGGTGGGGCAACGGGAGTTGAACTGACGGGTGAACTCTCTGATTTTATGGAACTTCTCTCAACAACATACAGTGATGTGCGCGTTCCTCACTCAATCACACTCCTTGATGGTAATGATGTTCTCGTCAAAGGAGCACATACATGGATTAGTGCTAAGGCACAAAAAATACTTGAGCACCGACCAAACGTGAAGGTTATGCTCAACACACATGTTGAAAAGGTAACAGCGCAAGGTGTGGCTACACATGGCGCACTGATTCCTTCAACACTTACCATTTGGACCGCTGGTGTGAAGGCATCGGAAGTAGCATGGCTTCCCGCTGGCGCCGTTGTTGTTGATGAACGAAGTCGACGTATTCCTGTTGATGGCATACTGCGACTTTCGCAGTATTCCGATGTGTACGTGCTTGGCGACCAAGCGCTTGTCCGCAGTACCGCGTGTCAGTATCCAATGCGCGCGCAAATTGCTATGAAGCAGGGAATTGCGACCGCGCGAAATATTGTACGGACGATTCGAGGAGAAACAGTTGTGCCATTTGAGTGGGACGACAAGGGATTTATTCTATCGCTCGGAGAAGGGGGTGCGGTCGCCGAAGTGAGGGGTGTTCGATTTTCAGGACCTCTTGCGTGGTGGGTGTACCGAACTGCGTATCTGTTCACGCTTGTTGGTATCCGCGCAAAATTACGCACAGCGCTTGAGTGGACCATCAATCTTTTCACCAAACGCGATATTTCACGTATTTGA